One stretch of Mangifera indica cultivar Alphonso chromosome 9, CATAS_Mindica_2.1, whole genome shotgun sequence DNA includes these proteins:
- the LOC123225886 gene encoding proline--tRNA ligase, chloroplastic/mitochondrial-like: MVVVLRLPSLTSLFASPSISRRSPAILRRRLRILPPLRAAGFSAQSAASSPPGTEEQTDYLKNKVSQERVKQDRVITPRSQDFNAWYLDVIANAELADYGPVRGTMVIRPYGYAIWEAIQDYLNVKFKETGHSNMYFPQFIPYSFIEKEASHVEGFSPELALVTIGGGKELEEKLVVRPTSETIVNHMFTQWIHSYRDLPLMINQWANVTRWEMRTKPFVRTLEFLWQEGHTAHASLEEAEKEAMQMIDIYTKFAYEQAAIPVIPGRKSKVETFAGASKTYTIEAMMGDRKALQAGTSHNLGQNFSRAFGTEFMDENGQRQHVWQTSWAISTRFVGGIIMTHGDDAGLMLPPKVAPIQVVIIPIWKNAEEKTGVINAALSVKEALQKSGIKVKLDDSEQRTPGWKFNFWEMKGVPLRIEIGPRDVSSGSVVMSRRDIPGKQGKVFGISMEPPTLEAYVKDKLDEIQSALLGKAISFRDSNIVDVSSYNELKEAINNCMWARGPWSASDADELRVKEETGATIRCFPFDQPQGNKTCLMTGKPAEEVAIFAKSY; this comes from the exons ATGGTAGTAGTTCTGAGACTGCCCTCGCTTACTTCACTATTTGCCTCTCCCTCCATCTCTCGCAGGTCTCCGGCGATTCTACGCCGCCGCCTCCGTATCCTGCCGCCTTTACGTGCGGCTGGATTTTCTGCTCAGAGCGCTGCCTCGAGTCCGCCGGGGACAGAGGAACAAACTGATTATCTGAAGAATAAAGTGAGTCAAGAGCGAGTTAAACAGGACCGTGTCATCACGCCTAGGTCTCAGGACTTCAATGCATGGTACCTCGATGTTATTGCCAACGCAGAGCTTGCTGATTACGGTCCGGTTCGTGGAACCATGGTTATTAGACCATACGGTTACGCTATTTGGGAGGCAATTCAG GATTATTTGAATGTTAAGTTCAAGGAGACTGGGCATAGTAATATGTATTTTCCACAG TTTATACCGTACTCTTTCATAGAGAAAGAAGCAAGCCATGTAGAGGGATTCAGTCCAGAATTGGCTCTTGTGACCATTGGAGGGGGTAAGGAACTAGAAGAAAAACTTGTG GTTCGACCGACTAGTGAAACCATTGTGAATCATATGTTTACCCAGTGGATTCATAGTTACCGTGATCTTCCTCTAATGATTAATCAG TGGGCAAATGTCACACGGTGGGAGATGCGTACTAAACCATTTGTGAGGACTCTTGAATTTCTATGGCAGGAGGGTCACACTGCTCATGCCTCTCTAGAAGAGGCTGAAAAGGAG GCAATGCAGATGATTGACATCTACACAAAGTTTGCTTATGAGCAAGCGGCAATACCTGTCATTCCTGGTCGAAAATCAAAAGTGGAAACTTTTGCTGGTGCTTCAAAGACCTACACAATAGAGGCTATGATGGGGGATAGGAAGGCATTACAGGCTGGAACTAGCCACAACCTTGGGCAAAATTTCTCTCGTGCATTTGGAACAGAG TTTATGGATGAAAATGGACAAAGGCAACATGTTTGGCAGACATCATGGGCTATCAGTACACGGTTTGTCGGTGGTATCATCATGACCCATGGAGATGATGCTGGGCTAATGCTTCCCCCAAAGGTTGCACCTATACAG GTGGTAATCATACCAATTTGGAAGAATGCTGAAGAGAAAACAGGAGTTATCAATGCGGCATTGTCGGTAAAAGAAGCTTTGCAGAAGTCAGGGATTAAAGTTAAACTTGATGACTCAGAACAACGAACTCCTGGTTGGAAGTTTAACTTCTGGGAAATGAAG GGAGTCCCCTTGAGGATTGAAATTGGTCCACGTGATGTTTCCAGTGGTAGTGTGGTCATGTCAAGACGAGATATTCCTGGAAAGCAAGGGAAAGTTTTTGGCATATCTATGGAACCTCCAACTTTGGAAGCTTATGTGAAAGACAAGTTGGATGAGATCCAATCAGCCCTTTTGGGAAAGGCGATATCATTTCGAGATAG TAATATTGTGGATGTGAGCTCTTACAACGAACTTAAAGAAGCAATAAACAACTGCATGTGGGCAAGGGGTCCTTGGTCAGCTAG TGATGCGGATGAATTAAGAGTGAAAGAAGAAACAGGGGCAACCATTAGGTGTTTCCCTTTTGATCAACCCCAGGGGAATAAGACATGCTTGATGACTGGTAAACCAGCTGAGGAAGTTGCCATTTTTGCAAAATCATATTGA
- the LOC123225888 gene encoding rRNA-processing protein fcf2-like has protein sequence MKENKPVIGLSWQPKVPILSSTAKAVSNVGDKGVHRSQSQPEVSTLWRPNTELVDGLFLPPNNPKKLNKLLKKQVKDTAGTSWFDMPVATITPELKKDLQLLKLRNAFDPKRHYKKGDSESKTLPKYFQVGTVIEPAVEFFSSRLNKKERKASLADELLSDPNLGQYRKRKVREIEEQNRPAGNEKWKIKGRQSQKRAKQRRH, from the exons ATGAAGGAGAACAAGCCAGTTATTGGTCTTTCATGGCAGCCAAAGGTGCCAATTCTGTCATCCACTGCAAAAGCTGTTTCAAATGTTGGTGACAAAGGTGTACATAGATCACAAAGTCAACCTGAGGTTAGCACGCTTTGGAGACCCAATACAGAGCTTGTTGATGGGCTTTTTTTGCCACCAAATAATCCAAAAAAGCTAAACAAGTTACTCAAAAAACAAGTGAAAGATACAGCTGGGACTAGCTG GTTTGACATGCCTGTTGCAACTATAACTCCTGAGTTGAAGAAAGATCTTCAGTTACTGAAG CTGAGGAATGCCTTTGATCCAAAGAGACATTACAAGAAGGGTGATTCAGAATCGAAAACATTACCCAAGTATTTCCAG GTGGGCACAGTTATAGAGCCCGCAGTGGAGTTCTTCTCAAGTAGACTGAATAAGAAGGAGAGGAAGGCATCCCTTGCAGATGAGCTGCTTTCTGATCCTAACCTGGGCCAGTACAG gAAGCGTAAGGTTCGAGAGATTGAAGAACAAAATCGACCAGCAGGGAATGAGAAATGGAAGATAAAGGGTCGTCAGTCACAAAAACGTGCAAAGCAAAGAAGGCATTga
- the LOC123225642 gene encoding protein FAR-RED IMPAIRED RESPONSE 1-like isoform X1 encodes MMEECSQTKSENCSSHFNCVEDNHSQEIEDTRSVKEEWEPKRGMIFDSFDNLVQYYRNYGNKMGFEAIIRSSRKGDDGEVKNVTLACSCTGKPRSNSRNAFKRRPVTKTNCKARIGVSICSDGKWQICSTVFDHNHELYDPTKARYFKKYKKRKHEVNDRAGVRPNQKFNSLLVETGVVENFQLLRKDCRNYIETVRRLRLSAGDASAIQKYFLKMQIENSDFFYLMDLDEEGRLKNVLWVDARSRAAFKEFGDVVTFDTTYLTNKYDMPFVAFVGVNHHGHLMLLGCGLISNKDTKTFVWLFQSWLTCMSNPPKAIITNQDEAMQNAIGIVFPDTRHRWCLWHIMKKLFEKLKGYCEYEYIKFSLQNVVYDSLTQEEFEERWNRFIDKHNLHNDAWLLGLYNERRRWVPTFVKDTFWAGMSVTQRSESIHAFFDGYINAKTTLKQFVEQYENVLHDKVEKEREADFKSFKSWIPCISTYAIEKQFQDAYTTTKFKEFQQELAAKLYCEVSSFKEIDSFMEFIVEEDVMVGESHRRVPFVVFFDETTRDVRCNCRLFEFRGILCRHAIVVLIRKQIFHVPEKYILRRWRKNINRCYTKVKISYDSWSTNLEGQRFDQLSSLFNTVADLASNNEDDCNMVIEMINDMKNKLMSNEIVGKIYKKLNMSANSRTNCEGVDGTLKKVKGELVI; translated from the exons ATG ATGGAAGAATGCAGTCAAACAAAATCAGAGAATTGTTCTTCTCATTTCAATTGTGTGGAG gATAATCATTCTCAAGAAATAGAAGATACAAGAAGTGTAAAGGAGGAATGGGAGCCTAAGCGTGGAATGATTTTTGATTCATTTGACAATCTTGTCCAATACTATAGAAACTATGGGAATAAAATGGGCTTTGAAGCTATCATACGATCTTCAAGGAAAGGAGATGATGGAGAGGTAAAAAACGTGACATTAGCTTGTTCTTGTACTGGGAAGCCGAGGAGTAACTCCAGAAATGCTTTTAAAAGGCGACCAGTGACAAAAACTAATTGTAAGGCTCGAATTGGTGTATCCATATGTTCAGATGGAAAATGGCAAATATGTTCAACTGTCTTTGATCATAACCATGAACTCTATGATCCTACCAAAGCTAGATATTtcaagaaatataaaaagaggAAGCATGAAGTGAATGATAGGGCTGGGGTTAGACCAAATCAAAAATTCAATTCTTTGTTAGTTGAAACAGGGGTTGTTGAGAATTTTCAATTACTAAGGAAAGATTGTAGGAACTATATTGAAACAGTCAGGAGGCTACGACTTAGTGCTGGAGATGCTTCTgcaatccaaaaatattttttgaaaatgcaAATTGAGAATTCAGATTTCTTCTATCTAATGGATTTAGATGAAGAGGGTCGATTAAAGAATGTTTTATGGGTGGATGCAAGAAGTAGGGCTGCATTTAAAGAATTTGGTGATGTTGTAACATTTGACACTACATATTTGACTAATAAGTATGATATGCCATTTGTTGCTTTTGTTGGTGTTAATCATCATGGTCATTTAATGTTGTTAGGTTGTGGGTTAATCTCCAACAAGGACACAAAGACATTTGTATGGCTTTTTCAATCATGGCTTACATGTATGTCGAATCCTCCTAAAGCAATAATCACTAATCAAGATGAGGCAATGCAAAATGCAATTGGGATTGTGTTCCCTGATACACGACATAGATGGTGTTTGTGGCATATAATGAAGAAactatttgaaaagttaaaaggTTATTgtgaatatgaatatattaagttttcttTGCAAAATGTTGTGTATGATTCATTGACACAAGAGGAGTTTGAAGAACGTTGGAATAGGTTCATTGATAAACACAACCTTCACAATGATGCTTGGTTACTTGGATTGTATAATGAAAGGCGACGTTGGGTGCCAACTTTTGTAAAAGATACTTTTTGGGCAGGTATGTCTGTTACACAACGCAGTGAAAGTATACATGCATTCTTTGATGGATATATTAATGCAAAAACCACTTTAAAACAATTTGTGGAACAATATGAGAATGTGTTGCATGATaaagtggaaaaagaaagagaggctgattttaaatctttcaaatcaTGGATCCCTTGCATAAGCACATATGCTATTGAGAAACAATTTCAAGATGCATATACCACTACGAAATTTAAAGAGTTTCAACAAGAGCTTGCTGCTAAGCTCTATTGTGAAGTATCTTCTTTTAAAGAGATTGATTCCTTCATGGAATTTATAGTAGAAGAAGATGTTATGGTTGGAGAGAGTCACCGTCGTGTTCCTTTTGTGGTTTTCTTTGATGAAACAACTCGTGATGTTCGTTGCAATTGTCGGCTGTTTGAGTTTAGAGGAATTTTATGTCGACATGCAATTGTGGTGTTGATTCGTAAGCAAATTTTTCATGTACCAGAAAAGTATATTTTAAGGCGgtggagaaaaaatataaacagatgTTATACCAAGGTTAAGATAAGTTATGATAGTTGGAGTACCAATCTTGAAGGACAACGATTTGATCAATTGTCTAGTTTATTCAACACTGTAGCAGATTTGGCATCAAACAATGAGGATGATTGTAATATGGTGATAGAAATGATCAATGATATGAAGAATAAATTGATGTCGAATGAGATTGTTGGCAAGatttataaaaaactaaatatgtCAGCTAATAGTAGGACAAATTGTGAAGGTGTTGATGGtactttaaaaaaagttaaag GAGAGCTTGTTATATGA
- the LOC123225642 gene encoding protein FAR-RED IMPAIRED RESPONSE 1-like isoform X2 → MEECSQTKSENCSSHFNCVEDNHSQEIEDTRSVKEEWEPKRGMIFDSFDNLVQYYRNYGNKMGFEAIIRSSRKGDDGEVKNVTLACSCTGKPRSNSRNAFKRRPVTKTNCKARIGVSICSDGKWQICSTVFDHNHELYDPTKARYFKKYKKRKHEVNDRAGVRPNQKFNSLLVETGVVENFQLLRKDCRNYIETVRRLRLSAGDASAIQKYFLKMQIENSDFFYLMDLDEEGRLKNVLWVDARSRAAFKEFGDVVTFDTTYLTNKYDMPFVAFVGVNHHGHLMLLGCGLISNKDTKTFVWLFQSWLTCMSNPPKAIITNQDEAMQNAIGIVFPDTRHRWCLWHIMKKLFEKLKGYCEYEYIKFSLQNVVYDSLTQEEFEERWNRFIDKHNLHNDAWLLGLYNERRRWVPTFVKDTFWAGMSVTQRSESIHAFFDGYINAKTTLKQFVEQYENVLHDKVEKEREADFKSFKSWIPCISTYAIEKQFQDAYTTTKFKEFQQELAAKLYCEVSSFKEIDSFMEFIVEEDVMVGESHRRVPFVVFFDETTRDVRCNCRLFEFRGILCRHAIVVLIRKQIFHVPEKYILRRWRKNINRCYTKVKISYDSWSTNLEGQRFDQLSSLFNTVADLASNNEDDCNMVIEMINDMKNKLMSNEIVGKIYKKLNMSANSRTNCEGVDGTLKKVKGELVI, encoded by the exons ATGGAAGAATGCAGTCAAACAAAATCAGAGAATTGTTCTTCTCATTTCAATTGTGTGGAG gATAATCATTCTCAAGAAATAGAAGATACAAGAAGTGTAAAGGAGGAATGGGAGCCTAAGCGTGGAATGATTTTTGATTCATTTGACAATCTTGTCCAATACTATAGAAACTATGGGAATAAAATGGGCTTTGAAGCTATCATACGATCTTCAAGGAAAGGAGATGATGGAGAGGTAAAAAACGTGACATTAGCTTGTTCTTGTACTGGGAAGCCGAGGAGTAACTCCAGAAATGCTTTTAAAAGGCGACCAGTGACAAAAACTAATTGTAAGGCTCGAATTGGTGTATCCATATGTTCAGATGGAAAATGGCAAATATGTTCAACTGTCTTTGATCATAACCATGAACTCTATGATCCTACCAAAGCTAGATATTtcaagaaatataaaaagaggAAGCATGAAGTGAATGATAGGGCTGGGGTTAGACCAAATCAAAAATTCAATTCTTTGTTAGTTGAAACAGGGGTTGTTGAGAATTTTCAATTACTAAGGAAAGATTGTAGGAACTATATTGAAACAGTCAGGAGGCTACGACTTAGTGCTGGAGATGCTTCTgcaatccaaaaatattttttgaaaatgcaAATTGAGAATTCAGATTTCTTCTATCTAATGGATTTAGATGAAGAGGGTCGATTAAAGAATGTTTTATGGGTGGATGCAAGAAGTAGGGCTGCATTTAAAGAATTTGGTGATGTTGTAACATTTGACACTACATATTTGACTAATAAGTATGATATGCCATTTGTTGCTTTTGTTGGTGTTAATCATCATGGTCATTTAATGTTGTTAGGTTGTGGGTTAATCTCCAACAAGGACACAAAGACATTTGTATGGCTTTTTCAATCATGGCTTACATGTATGTCGAATCCTCCTAAAGCAATAATCACTAATCAAGATGAGGCAATGCAAAATGCAATTGGGATTGTGTTCCCTGATACACGACATAGATGGTGTTTGTGGCATATAATGAAGAAactatttgaaaagttaaaaggTTATTgtgaatatgaatatattaagttttcttTGCAAAATGTTGTGTATGATTCATTGACACAAGAGGAGTTTGAAGAACGTTGGAATAGGTTCATTGATAAACACAACCTTCACAATGATGCTTGGTTACTTGGATTGTATAATGAAAGGCGACGTTGGGTGCCAACTTTTGTAAAAGATACTTTTTGGGCAGGTATGTCTGTTACACAACGCAGTGAAAGTATACATGCATTCTTTGATGGATATATTAATGCAAAAACCACTTTAAAACAATTTGTGGAACAATATGAGAATGTGTTGCATGATaaagtggaaaaagaaagagaggctgattttaaatctttcaaatcaTGGATCCCTTGCATAAGCACATATGCTATTGAGAAACAATTTCAAGATGCATATACCACTACGAAATTTAAAGAGTTTCAACAAGAGCTTGCTGCTAAGCTCTATTGTGAAGTATCTTCTTTTAAAGAGATTGATTCCTTCATGGAATTTATAGTAGAAGAAGATGTTATGGTTGGAGAGAGTCACCGTCGTGTTCCTTTTGTGGTTTTCTTTGATGAAACAACTCGTGATGTTCGTTGCAATTGTCGGCTGTTTGAGTTTAGAGGAATTTTATGTCGACATGCAATTGTGGTGTTGATTCGTAAGCAAATTTTTCATGTACCAGAAAAGTATATTTTAAGGCGgtggagaaaaaatataaacagatgTTATACCAAGGTTAAGATAAGTTATGATAGTTGGAGTACCAATCTTGAAGGACAACGATTTGATCAATTGTCTAGTTTATTCAACACTGTAGCAGATTTGGCATCAAACAATGAGGATGATTGTAATATGGTGATAGAAATGATCAATGATATGAAGAATAAATTGATGTCGAATGAGATTGTTGGCAAGatttataaaaaactaaatatgtCAGCTAATAGTAGGACAAATTGTGAAGGTGTTGATGGtactttaaaaaaagttaaag GAGAGCTTGTTATATGA
- the LOC123225643 gene encoding cell division control protein 2 homolog 2-like, with protein MQVVTLWYRAPEILLGSRHYSTPIDVGSVGCIFAEMVNQRPLFPGDSEIDELFKIFRVFGTPKEDIWPGVTSLPDFKSAFPKWTAKDLASVVPNLEPAGVDLLSC; from the exons ATGCAG GTTGTGACACTGTGGTACAGAGCACCTGAAATACTGCTAGGATCTCGTCATTACTCTACTCCAATTGATGTGGGGTCGGTGGGATGTATATTTGCTGAGATGGTGAACCAACGGCCGTTATTTCCTGGAGATTCTGAGATTGATGAATTATTCAAGATCTTCAG GGTCTTCGGAACCCCAAAAGAGGATATATGGCCTGGAGTGACTTCGTTACCTGATTTTAAATCTGCCTTTCCTAAATGGACTGCCAAG GATTTGGCAAGTGTAGTTCCAAACCTTGAGCCAGCTGGTGTTGATCTTCTTTCT TGCTAA
- the LOC123225340 gene encoding uncharacterized membrane protein YjcL yields MATNLRFYSHATSTTTSPSFESKRRRFPYSRQNFLCILTKTRIVSVSRDQSTSSSSSSSLSLNKSNAFLSPLFPNSTSDSTTRNVTVRSQLNFPLISPHDKWGTWTALFATGAFGIWSERTQIGSALSGALVSTLVGLAASNLGIISCESPAYKIVLEFLLPLAVPLLLFRADLRRVIKSTGALLLAFLLGSVATTVGTYLAFLIVPMQSLGQDSWKIAAALMGRHIGGAVNYVAISDALGVSSSVLAAGLAADNVICAIYFTSLFALASKIPAESSPPSSDVSMDEESNRGGKLPVLQFATALSVAFAICKVGTFLAEYFGIQGGSLPAITAIVVILATALPTQFNKLAPAGEAMALILMQVFFTVVGASGNIWNVINTAPSIFMFALVQIAIHLAVILGLGKLFRFDQKLLLIASNANVGGPTTACGMATAKGWSSLIVPGILAGIFGIAIATFLGIAFGVTVLKYM; encoded by the exons ATGGCAACAAACCTTCGATTTTACTCCCACGCAACTTCCACCACAACCTCACCATCTTTTGAGTCAAAACGCCGTCGTTTTCCTTATTCCCGCCAAAACTTTCTTTGTATCTTGACGAAAACCAGAATCGTTTCAGTTTCAAGAGATCAATCAACATCCtcctcctcatcatcatcattgtcttTAAACAAGAGTAATGCGTTTCTCTCTCCACTTTTCCCTAATTCTACTTCAGATTCCACCACCCGTAACGTTACCGTTAGATCCCAGTTAAATTTCCCCCTCATTTCTCCCCACGACAAATGGGGCACGTGGACTGCCCTCTTCGCCACTGGCGCATTCGGTATCTG GTCAGAGCGGACCCAGATTGGGAGCGCGTTGAGTGGAGCGCTTGTCAGCACTTTGGTTGGTCTTGCGGCTAGTAATTTGGGGATTATTTCGTGTGAATCCCCTGCGTACAAAATTGTGTTGGAGTTTTTGCTCCCTTTGGCTGTTCCATTGTTGTTGTTTAGAGCTGACTTGCGTCGCGTGATTAAGTCCACAGGGGCCCTTCTCTTAGCTTTCTTGCTGGGATCAG TTGCAACAACGGTTGGAACATACTTAGCATTTCTTATTGTGCCAATGCAGTCGCTTGGTCAAGATAGTTGGAAGATAGCAGCTGCCCTCATGGGTAGACACATTGGTGGAG CTGTAAATTATGTTGCTATTTCTGATGCTCTTGGTGTATCTTCATCAGTTTTAGCTGCGGGATTAGCTGCAGATAATGTTATTTGTGCAATATATTTTACGTCATTGTTTGCATTGGCCTCTAAAATACCTGCCGAATCTTCACCACCAAGCAGTG ATGTTTCAATGGATGAGGAATCCAACCGTGGTGGCAAACTTCCTGTTTTGCAATTCGCCACTGCCCTTTCTGTAGCCTTTGCTATCTGCAAGGTTGGTACTTTTCTTGCGGAATATTTTGGCATTCAAGGAGGTAGCCTGCCGGCCATAACAgctattgttgttattttagcAACTGCACTTCCAACCCAGTTTAATAAACTTGCACCCGCTGGTGAGGCTATGGCTCTAATTCTAATGCAG GTTTTTTTTACAGTAGTGGGTGCGAGTGGTAACATATGGAATGTCATCAACACAGCTCCGAGCATTTTCATGTTTGCTCTTGTCCAGATTGCTATCCATCTTGCTGTGATCCTTGGATTAGGAAAGCTCTTCCGCTTTGATCAGAAGCTGTTGCTTATAGCATCAAATGCAAACGTTGGAGGCCCTACAACTGCATGTGGAATGGCCACGGCCAAAGGTTGGAGTTCTTTGATTGTTCCAGGTATTCTTGCTGGCATTTTTGGAATTGCCATTGCAACTTTTCTTGGCATTGCCTTTGGAGTGACAGTCCTCAAGTACATGTAG
- the LOC123225644 gene encoding ferric reduction oxidase 2-like: MEAVRLGIKLLILAIFLGYMMIWIMMPTNAFFKHWFPEIHARTDATYFGKEGTFMLIYTLPILFVASLGCLYLHLGNNNGQSCEVKNSKFASWKRPVLVKGPLGIVSWTELSFLIMFVALLIWSFVSYLHAMFANISKQAAAQGLKVWEDKLEMSGLLIGLVGNICLAFLFFPVSRGSSILQLLGLTSERSIKYHIWLGNAAMTLFTVHGLCYIIFWAKTDQISQMLKWGKISVSNLAGEIALLSGIGMWMTSFPRIRRKIFELFLYTHYLYIIFMVFYVFHVGFSYSCIIIPGFYLFLIDRFLRFLQSQQKVRLVSARILPCEALELNFSKSPGLRYNSTSMVFVKVPSISRLQWHPFTVTSNSNMDPEKLSVVIKSEGSWSRKLYQKLSSPSPIDRLQVSIEGPYGPASTHFTRHEKLVMVSGGSGLTPFISIIRELVCVANTATGRTRQVLLVCAFKKSEDLTMLDLILPNSGITLDISRLQLQIEAYVTREKEPTANNQKVLRTIWLKPDAADAPISSVLGPRSWLWLGAIISSSFVVFLLLIGILTRYYIYPIDHNSDMIYATTWRSAFNLLFVFVSIAMTATAAFFWNEKQQRKEKKQVQNMETATPRASPGSWLYNADRELERLPHQSFVEATKVHYGERPNLKKTLMDMEGFSLGVLVSGPRRMRQEVAEICASGLADNLHFESLSFTW; encoded by the exons ATGGAGGCCGTTCGATTAGGGATTAAACTGCTAATACTGGCGATCTTTCTTGGATACATGATGATCTGGATCATGATGCCGACCAACGCGTTTTTCAAGCACTGGTTTCCTGAAATCCATGCGAGAACAGATGCTACTTATTTTGGAAAAGAAG GTACATTTATGTTGATTTACACACTTCCCATCCTCTTCGTTGCTTCTTTGGGCTGTTTATATCTCCATCTTGGAAACAACAATGGCCAAAG CTGTGAGGTGAAGAATTCTAAATTTGCATCATGGAAAAGACCAGTGCTAGTAAAAGGCCCTCTTGGGATTGTTTCTTGGACAGAGCTTTCATTTTTAATCATGTTCGTTGCATTACTGATTTggtcttttgtttcttatttacACGCCATGTTTGCAAATATAAGCAAACAGGCAGCCGCACAAGGACTCAAAGT GTGGGAAGACAAGCTGGAGATGTCAGGTCTATTGATTGGCCTTGTTGGGAACATCTGCCTGGCCTTTCTATTCTTTCCAGTGAGTAGAGGGTCTTCGATTTTGCAGCTTTTGGGGCTCACCTCAGAACGAAGCATCAAGTATCATATTTGGCTTGGAAATGCTGCCATGACTCTGTTTACAGTTCATGGtctttgttatattattttctggGCCAAGACAGATCAAATTTCACAG ATGCTGAAATGGGGCAAGATCTCAGTGTCAAATTTGGCTGGAGAAATAGCTTTGTTATCAGGAATAGGCATGTGGATGACGAGCTTTCCAAGGATAAGGCGGAAGATTTTCGAGCTCTTCTTGTATACTCATTATCTTTACATTATATTTATGGTGTTTTATGTGTTCCATGTGGGATTCTCTTATTCCTGCATCATAATTCCTGGCTTCTATCTCTTCCTCATTGATCGTTTCTTGAGATTCCTCCAATCCCAACAAAAAGTTCGTCTTGTGTCGGCTCGGATTTTGCCTTGTGAAGCTCTCGAATTGAATTTCTCCAAGAGTCCAG GATTAAGGTATAATTCAACAAGCATGGTGTTCGTAAAAGTACCGTCGATTTCCAGGCTGCAATGGCATCCTTTCACAGTAACTTCTAATAGCAATATGGATCCTGAGAAGCTGAGTGTTGTCATCAAAAGTGAAGGAAGCTGGTCGCGGAAATTGTACCAGAAGCTTTCCTCCCCTTCACCGATCGACCGCCTTCAGGTCTCCATTGAAGGACCTTATGGACCTGCTTCAACCCATTTTACAAG GCATGAGAAGCTAGTGATGGTGAGTGGAGGTAGTGGCCTTACCCCTTTCATCTCCATCATCCGGGAGCTTGTGTGTGTGGCAAACACTGCAACTGGAAGAACACGGCAGGTTCTTCTTGTTTGTGCCTTCAAGAAATCCGAGGACCTCACAATGCTTGATCTCATTCTTCCGAATTCCGGCATCACTCTCGACATTTCTCGATTGCAATTGCAGATCGAAGCCTATGTGACAAGGGAGAAAGAACCAACAGCCAACAACCAGAAAGTCCTCCGCACCATTTGGTTGAAGCCAGATGCAGCAGATGCACCAATTTCATCAGTTTTAGGCCCCCGGAGCTGGCTCTGGCTTGGCGCTATAATTTCGTCTTCCTTCGTCGTCTTTCTTTTGCTCATCGGCATTCTGACGCGATACTATATTTATCCGATTGACCATAATTCTGATATGATATATGCGACCACCTGGAGATCTGCATttaatttgttgtttgtttttgtcTCCATAGCCATGACTGCGACAGCTGCTTTCTTTTGGAACGAAAAACAGcagagaaaagagaagaaacaagTTCAAAACATGGAGACGGCAACACCAAGAGCATCTCCAGGGTCATGGCTTTACAACGCAGATAGAGAATTGGAAAGACTTCCCCACCAGTCTTTTGTGGAGGCAACCAAAGTGCATTATGGCGAAAGACCCAACCTGAAAA AAACACTGATGGATATGGAAGGATTTAGCCTTGGAGTTCTTGTAAGCGGCCCCAGAAGGATGAGGCAAGAAGTGGCAGAAATTTGTGCATCTGGTTTGGCAGACAACCTACATTTCGAATCCTTGAGCTTTACCTGGTGA